A stretch of the Gracilinanus agilis isolate LMUSP501 chromosome 4, AgileGrace, whole genome shotgun sequence genome encodes the following:
- the LOC123246329 gene encoding LOW QUALITY PROTEIN: olfactory receptor 1361-like (The sequence of the model RefSeq protein was modified relative to this genomic sequence to represent the inferred CDS: substituted 1 base at 1 genomic stop codon) encodes MEIHFSIVLFLQTDLXKNMEKRNYTTVTEFILLGLSSQPEKQELIFALFLVMYLIGAAGNLLIVLAISLDSHLHTPMYFFLSNLSLVDFCFTSATVPKMLLNIHTQTKSISREGCLTQIYFCILLANMDNFLLTAMAYDRYVAICYPLQYTTMMSLQLCFLMLAGSWLIANFHSLLHTLLMARLDFCAKNVIPYFFCDLVPLLQLSCSDTQLNQLMILLVGGLIVLIPFLCILVSYIHIVSAVLKVPSAKGKQKAFSTCGSHLTVVILFYGTITGVYLNPSSSHSTEKESVASVMYMVVTPMLNPFIYCLRNNEIKRALRKMFNRQNFSHSL; translated from the exons ATGGAAATCCATTTTTCCA TTGTCCTTTTTCTGCAAacagatctttaaaaaaacatggagAAAAGAAACTACACCACTGTCACTGAATTCATCCTATTGGGCCTCTCTAGCCAGCCAGAGAAGCAAGAACTCATCTTTGCATTATTCCTGGTCATGTACCTGATTGGAGCAGCAGGGAATCTACTCATCGTCCTGGCCATCAGCTTAGACTCCCATCTCCATACTCCCATGTACTTCTTCCTCAGCAACCTGTCCCTTGTAGATTTTTGTTTTACCTCTGCCACAGTCCCCAAGATGTTACTAAACATCCACACACAGACTAAATCTATTTCCCGTGAAGGCTGTCTGACCCAAATCTATTTCTGCATCTTGCTTGCAAATATGGATAATTTTCTCTTGACTGCAATGGCATATGACCGCTATGTGGCCATCTGCTACCCACTCCAGTACACCACTATGATGAGCTTACAGCTCTGTTTTCTGATGCTGGCTGGCTCCTGGCTCATTGCTAATTTTCACTCTCTTCTGCATACTCTTCTTATGGCTCGTTTGGACTTTTGTGCCAAGAATGTCATTCCATACTTCTTCTGTGATCTTGTTCCTCTCCTTCAGCTTTCTTGCTCTGACACACAACTCAACCAACTCATGATCTTGCTGGTGGGTGGATTGATTGTTCTCATTCCCTTCCTTTGCATTCTTGTCTCCTATATTCACATAGTGTCTGCTGTGCTAAAGGTTCCATCTGCCAAGGGCAAACAGAAGGCTTTCTCCACCTGTGGCTCCCACCTCACTGTGGTTATTCTGTTCTATGGAACCATCACTGGGGTCTACTTGAATCCATCATCATCTCACTCTACGGAAAAGGAATCAGTGGCTTCAGTAATGTATATGGTGGTGACTCCCATGCTAAATCCCTTCATCTACTGCCTAAGGAACAATGAGATAAAGAGGGCCCTGAGGAAAATGTTCAACAGACAGAACTTCTCACACAGTCTATGA